A genomic stretch from Candidatus Dadabacteria bacterium includes:
- a CDS encoding tetratricopeptide repeat protein has translation MDYEKLYSSGSKCLKEERLEEAMKYYVQAIELDADRPEAHFGRGVVKFDSGRYEEAIEDFDRVIRLNPSITEAYNNRGITKFNLGRNKGAIEDFDKAIELNPGYAGAYNNKGVAEAKLGKLEEAVANYKQAIELRPRFVRAYHNRSSLQL, from the coding sequence ATGGATTATGAAAAACTTTATTCTTCTGGGTCGAAATGCCTGAAAGAAGAGCGGCTTGAAGAAGCTATGAAGTATTATGTTCAGGCTATAGAGCTGGACGCCGACCGCCCCGAAGCGCATTTTGGGAGAGGGGTTGTGAAGTTCGATTCAGGTAGGTACGAAGAAGCTATAGAAGATTTTGACAGAGTTATAAGGCTGAATCCGTCTATTACGGAGGCGTATAACAACAGGGGGATTACGAAATTCAATCTGGGCAGGAACAAAGGGGCGATAGAAGATTTTGACAAGGCCATAGAATTGAATCCCGGATACGCCGGTGCCTACAACAATAAGGGTGTTGCGGAAGCCAAGCTGGGAAAGCTTGAAGAAGCGGTGGCGAATTATAAACAAGCAATAGAATTGCGACCTAGGTTCGTCAGAGCGTACCACAACCGTTCGAGTCTTCAGTTGTAA